The DNA region ATTTATAATTATCATATTGATTATTATGCTTTTGATCCCAATCTTTGTGTTGTAATTGCTTAggcctgttttgttgtttgcattatatttatttagatacAATCCCAAATGGGTGGATGACTACAAGGCAAACCTTAAGCGGTTCTTTGGTGAGCTGAAGAGTTTCTTACCAGAGGAAACCTTATTTGTCTGGAATCTCACCATGCCATTAGGAGAAAGGATTAAAGGTGGCTTTCTGGTGCCTGAAGTGAGTTACTATTAAGtgtaaaaagacacaaatgtattttaatgctgaATAAAGTGAACAGACTTATGTTTATCTTCTCACTTGGAATGGACATTAAGCTGTAAAATGTTACAGGTTTACCATTCTGATATTATGGCAAAGTGACAGCAGAGATGTATTCTTTTTATGTCCTCATTTAATCAATATAAAATGTATGCAGCAATAACTCCCTCTTTGCAGCGCCATGCAGTCCCCATTGTCCAGTCTGTAAGTTTAGCTTTTTATCTTGATATTTTCTGCTGAAAGGAAAAGTGCATAATTTTTCTCTGACCACAGATTGAGCACAAAGCTCCTCAGCTGCGTTACGACGTGATTGAAGCCAACTTCTATGGTGGGACTCTGGCCGACAACTATGAGATGGATGTGTTGGACCTTCACTTTCAGTTCCGCTTCTCATTACAACATCGAACCAAAGACGGCGTCCACTGGAACGCCATCGCCCACCGCAGGATCACCGCTCTTCTGTTACGGCACATTGCACAAGCCTGGGGTGTGATGCTGACTGCTGATGGTGGGAGGAGTGGCttcacaaacatgcacacatgcatcttttatttaagaattaaaacatGTATCTATGTTGTTTCTTCAGAAGTTCCTGATCAGAAGTCAATCTATGACTGTTCTACAAAATTTGCAGGTAAGACATGATGGTGATTCCTGTGGCTTATTCAGATGGGAAAAGAAGGGAAATTAAAGATTTTACAGGCCTGGAAATCAATGGACTATGCAAAGTATGAACAAGTATTTTCAATACCAACTGGTATTGTACAGATTCTCATGCAGGGAGTTCCTGGCTTCCatagattttctttgtttctgtattattttttggattagCACAGAGGAGATTAGTTCTTCAGAGATGAATGTTAAAGGTTATCCTGGcatttccaaaagaaaactcTAAACTGCATACTTTAGAAAAGTTGAAGTGCACCTGCTGGAAGATGACATCTATCTTTAAAGAccatatttctgtttctttggtGTTAAAACAAGAGAGAATCTTTAAATGAAGCTTCTGCACTTCCTTGTTCCACCTtaagtaattttcttttatctctttGTTTCACCCCTCTTTCCTGTCCAAACGGTTACCAAACAGCTGCTGTGACTTCAGACAGCTTTAGAGAGGAGTTCACCTCTGATTCTTTGTCTGGTGCCTTCTTGAGCTTTGAAGATAAGAGAGAGCCAATGCCACATCGGCACGAAAATGCAGAGAACTTCCGACCTGCCGTCCAGCCGCAGCAGCCCCGGCTACGCCGCAGACCTCAGCAGAAATATTATGTACCGCCCAGACATGGTAAGTGTACGCACTGCTTAAGACTTGGTATTTAAAACCTCATTGTGTTTCTAGGTGAAGGTGCCATTGACCATCTTTACGAGATGTCTGCATTGCCCATCCAGTACACTCGTGCAAATAATACGTTCTCCAATAAtatgttgtgtaataaaataGATAGAAGGAAAATGTTCAACTCATGAAGAAAGGGAAGTCATGACACAATCACCCAACAGAATAATTTAATTCACAAACATCAACTGGCAAATCCAGACCTGGAATTAGCATTACAAGTTATTGAACAAAATAAGGCTATGGTCACAGCCTGAGgtgccattttgttttcattaggtGTGATATCTTCATGTATTGGCAAGATGGGTTGTTAACTGACACTGGTGTATTTTGAGTTGCACCGTTAGAAATATTAACTTTAACATGTTGTGTTCAGTAGatgcagactttaaaaaaaaatattaattctgtACCAAAACTAGTGCAAAATCAATCGTATAAATGTATcggtttaaaaaatattgggCCTAAAATTCAGTCTGAACATCTTACAGGTGTTGACAACGTGCCTCCCTCCTCCCACTTTGAGCCCTATGAAGATTACCACCAGCCCCCCAATCATCAGTTTGTGATGAGGAACCGTCACAGCAGACGCCACTATGCCCCCTACACCCATCACAAACCAGATCACCCTCCTGCTCATGGATATCATTACTGAAATGGAGCTGTTCAAGTGCCGCTCATGTTTAAAGCATCGTTCTCTTCCGTAAAAACAGGCGTTTTGTAATTGTGTACACtgggtttttagttttttcactAAGAGCCAAACCTTTTAATATTTGCTTgtaagtttttagtttttgagctgtttttccattaaatataatttcaagaCTGcattgttaaagttttttaagaaataaacatttgtcaCAATATAATGCTGTTAATTTTGTTCCTGATAAAACCGATACATCTGAGTCCTTTGTTGGCCGCCTTGTTCTCACACCCTTTCATCTTTGACCCTAGATTTCCTTTAACGTTGAAATAATGGCTGTTATTGAACCACTTTCTAACTAAGTTAGTGATACGATTGTCAATTTGAAATGGCAAATGGCCTTTTCAAATATGTGTAGGGCTTTGTCAAGTCAGAGGAGTCCAAAGTGCTACACATTGCCACTGGGCCCTTTAACCACTACCAGCAAAATAGCAGGTGAATTATCTTGCCCAAGAATACAATGGCAAAGTGATTTGGATGGATGTAGATTTTAACTGGATACACCTCATTGTTATCttcaaatgttaaatattttcagtctttCCTTATGGGATGTCATGTCCTTTATGTTAAAGTGCATCAGTTCTTGCAAAACACAATTCTGTCACTCTGGTACTGAAGTTGGgaaggctttttttcttttcctcaaagTGTGATTATTCTGGTCAAACACTTTAAGTTTCATGACACCACAGAACATATCTGCAAGAATAACAAGATTTATCTGGATGAGCATTTGCAaactattttggtttttaaggCTGCCTTAGCTACATTTTGGTTTTAGCTTCTTCCTTGCCGAGTGGCTTTTCAGCCCATGTCTGTACAGAAGTTATGATCATGAGCTCTAATTCTGTTGCTATGTGGTAGCTGGGTACATTTTGCAACAAATTATCTGGGTTACAAACCCAGTCTCCATCCTGAACCGTACTGCTGCACATTCCCGTTTATGCTAGCTTATAGTATATGCCACAAGTAGGTTGGAGATGTTTCCTTTAAATGCATCAGGAGCTTGCAAAGGCATGATagtatttttatgaattattgaaAGTTAAAATTCAGATCTAATTTACCATCTAATtgcattttgatattttactaCAACCATTTTCCATGTATTGTGCCGTTATGAAATGACCAATTTGAACCCCTGATCAAACTAGAACTGAATATTCTCCTGCTGGTGGCTATAGTAAGACACCTTTATTAAATTGCCACTTTCTGAAGTGTCTTGTAGTGGACAGCTATATGGAAAATATGACAAAGATATGAAGGGATAAAATTACCCAATTAGGCAAACCTGCTACCTTGTGTGATTTGTTCCATTAGGATTAAAAGCTTGAAAATGTTGGCATGCCATCGAGTCTAAGCTATTACTTTCAACCAGGcagaaaaactattaaaaactgtaagaaaGTTAAAGTGAAATGCTTTTAATTCAGAATTActacaaatacaaatgtattcAAAGGTTGAAGAGACAAGAAAAGTTGACTTGAACATGTTGGCAAAGCCTCAAAGTTTAAATGAACACATCTTCATAACGTGACATTCTGGAGTCTGGCATTAAATTATAAGAATTAGTGCTTGAAACTTTGCTTTAACAGGACACGGATTCCTGAGCGTAGTattgaaaagaaacaagaatGCTAAGGAGAAGTGCTGGGTAGAGTGGGAGGATCTTCAGCACTGGTAGCACTGGTTTTAGACCATGAGGAGGTTGTGCacttgctgcagctgctgctgcgaCAGGACTAGGCGGTGGACTTGCTCCTGACCGCGGGTGCACGGGATGGCAACGCGACCCACAAAAACCGTTCCTCCTTGCTTCTCTTCCTTAGCCTGAGAAAAAACATAAGTGTTCAATCCAGATGCGCACAGAGGAAATCTGTTTCTAAAAGCGTTTACTGTAGCTGTACCTTAATGAAGGAGGACGCTGGGAATGTGGCGAAGTCGGAGGAAGCCTTTGCTCCTGGCTGGTTTGAAACCACATGTTCAGCCACCTCACCctgaaacaaaagtttcaaTCAGTGAATAAGTTTtgggatgttttcacacctgacggGTGTCTATGGCACGTTGGTCAAAGTTGCAACGTTTGTTACACTTTCAGCTGGTGCGATTCACTTTCACATGAACAAAACCTTTCGAGCAACCAGCTTccccctcacctgtggtggcgctgcaccaaggaccactgaaggaaacaaaaccTGAGACATGGAGCGCAACTTCCCCAACGtcatgaaatgcaaacaaaaatgtaatagcGTCACGGTTGTATGATGTCTCTTGTCTTTGGCAAGAGACCATAAGTAATTTCTCCTGCTAGCCCTAGACtcgcatgtttgttttggttgtatttgcCAAGAATGTCCTGCGCTatagtttgcttcctgcttttggagcagtttgCGATTTGATTGGAGTTCACATATGTATTCGAACCATGGCAGAATTTATttacacctccccaaatgaaccagagTTTGTAGGCAAACGGACTAGAGTTCCATCATGGCGGACCGAAAAGGGCTGGTGTAAATGGACCCTTAGATTTCTCTTAGGCAAGACGTGAGCATAAGCGTGCAAGAGGTACCTGTAGTTTGTCCAGGGCGTCTTTGAGATTCTTCAGACGAGCCGTTTGCTCCAGCAGCTGAGCGCTGGCGCTAACTATCAGGCCGGAAAGAAACcaagaactttttcacattgttgcATTagaatcacaaacttcaatgcattttatgtaGCAGAAAATAGTTTTCAATAGCTACGTATTAGTGTTTGAATCTAAGATGAAGTGGAAAACAGTTCTGTACGTCGGTTACCTGCTGTCTTCCCTGTGATGTCCACCACCTTAACCTCTGCACTCAGCTTCAGCAGGGTGGCCAGCAGCTGGTCGGTCCTGCGGTAGATCCCTGTGTTCAGACCCTCTGGAGATGATGAGCTTTCTTTGGACACCTGTGGGAGTTTCGGAGGGCAGAGTGGAGGCAGGGACGCGAGCTGAGCCTTCATCTTCTCCGCCTGTCAGCCAAATATACAGAAAGTGGGTCGTTATACCAAAAGCTTGAATTTAACACGAAGCCTTTGACCAACGTCAAAttgctttgattttaaaaataaaatctctgatttttttcatactagatctgatacatttttttttcttgctttcttttctaaaaaggAAATTACAAATGATAGAAAATATCTTCAacagtagtttttatttcaaccaTCCTTTCTGTGAGTTGTACAATGGAGTGCTAGTGTCAGAGTGTGAGAATTTTtcaagattattattattattacaagaATAGTGGTATTAGCAGATTAAACGCTAAATGTTACCAGAAGAACATCTCAACATTACGAGTTGTTCTATtgagaaaaaaaggtttaataattagttttaattttcatgATGGAGTTTTAATAACATTATGACtattcttttgttattttgactgTATTCTTATAacactgactttgtttttggaaaaataaaaacaaatcttaatgTGACCCTAATACTTTGTTGTAGAGTTGCCCTGAATtcaaagtacaaataaacagaaactaacACCTGGTTGTCAAAACAGATGGCTGACCTGAGCAGGATGACATCACTTTGAACTTTGAACCACAGAAACCAAAGGAGTGTAttggtggaaaagaaaaaaattcagattttccaaaatcttcaaaagtcaaaattttgattAGTCAATGAAATTGATCTATTGCTCACCCGTACTCGGATATTAAACTGAAACTGAGTTTACCTTGAGCCTGTTGTTTTCATTCTTCAGGTATTTAATGCCCAGTCTCTGGACCTCAAGCTGCTGTCGGAGGAGAGGTGAGTCCACCACCTGCGTTGGCCCTGCCAGGGTTGCAGGCAGACCTGaaggagaaaagaaatgttgaaaatatttattctgacattttctaaaCGTAAACAAGCCTGTCAAATTTGACCAAAACCTCCTGtttcagagaataaaaatgaaacgaGCACAAACTCGCAGATCCCTGAACGATGGAGGCGATTCCTGAACCCGGAGAGCCTCTCAGCCCTTCAATCGTCATCTTTGACTGGTTTTGGATGCGTTGCTTCAGCTCAGCCTTTTCTGCCTCCAGCTGGTCGATATCCGCCTGCAGCGCGTCCATCGTCTCCTCAAACTCCCTGCACACAGAGGAGGGAGAAGGTAAATAAGacgcaaaaaaccccaaaaaaagtTGCCGAGTTGAAATCCTTCCTTACTTCTCTTTCTTCTTGAGCAGGGCGAGATTGTCGTCGAGTTTGGTCTGAATCTTCTCCACGCGTTCGTCTGCGTCCTTGGTGGACGTGTCCAGCTTCTTCTCCAGGAGGCTGAGGCGGACGTTGGCTTCGCTCAGCTCCTCGCCCTGGGAAACAAGGACAGTCACAGCTCTTAGTGGTTTGCAAAAGTTTTGATACCTCCTGTAGTTCATTGGGATTTTGAAGTTTCTCTGATTCTTTGTATAGTAGCTCAAACTGAGTCAGtgtctccacagcatgatgctgccaccaccacgttTCACCTTGAACTGATAGTTTTGCTTTGCATGTCGACCAAAAAGTCTAATTTTGATCTGATCTGACCAGATTACCTTCTtaaacatgtttgctgtgtttcctcTACGTTATTTATGGCAGACAgctaaaatgactttttatggATTTCAACAATATCTTTCTATTCGTCACAGTTTCACAGAGGCCAGTTCTGTGGAGTGAATCACTGAgcgcattcacaccagccctatTTGGTCCAATTTGAACGGATCAGAGTACAATTCCCCCGATTGTCCAGACCTTTTCTGCAGGTCTGGTGTGGTCGATGACATTAAAAACTCAAGTTAGTGGCTGTATAATGTGAAAAGGAAACATCTGTCACCTTAATCTTGAGGGATTTCTTGAGCTCCTTAATGACGGTTTCTCTGTCTTCTAGTTTAACTCCCAGACCTTCTGCGTCGGTCATCTCCGCTCTGACAATGGCGGCTCGCTTCTCCACCGGCGGAGCCTGAAGAGGCGGATGACGTTTAGGATGAACAACAAGCATGAGCTTAGATTGCTCACTGCATTGACTCAGAATACCTTTCCTTGTGGTTTCTCAGCATCGTACTCTCCTTCCTGCATTGCGGTAGCCATCTTGTTCATGGTTGTGATGACGGAGCTGCAGGACTGCCGCAGAAGCTCTGGGCCGTTCACACCCTGGGAGCCAAATACCTtagagaaaatgtgtgtgtcaGTGATAGTTTAGTGGAGGAATTACCAATataatttggattttaattCTCTTTCACAAACTATTAGGAGAAAAATCacttttcatttgtaaattctttttataaatacaaatcttGACATAGGCTTGGGCAATAAATTGAATTTACtgattaattgaatttttgAAGAGGAAATTTTTGCCCTCCTTGGgcttccatagttcagagttATGTCCGCGTGCTCAGggctgccatcttgtttgacaagtgTGTTTTAGAGTTTGTGTATTTGGAAATCGCTACCATGAAATTTAGGGCCAGgctacagttgtttttttttatttacaagaatAACATTTGTAGGATTGTAAtttcacaagaataaagtcgaacAACAATTAGGACAAAATATAACAAGGATAAAGCATTAGTATGACCAGAATAGAATGGTAATATTTGGAGTATGAAGAAGTAATTTTGTAAGagctccaaaacaaaaaatttaaatgagaaaagttAAGTagcttgtgaagttatacttttacttgtaattttaaaattttttggggggagtaatattatgactatacTATAAAATTTCCTAAAACTTTGTTGCACAATTGACAGAAGAAATGACTGAAGTGAAacccactttttgaaaatattttctgtcttttgtaatttctttaaaaaataaaagcaggaagAAATTGATAAAAATTGAATGTGGTATgaaaaaattttagattttatttttaagtcacatCGCCCCGCCCTGCCTTGACATGGTTGTAGTTATGATGCGAAATATAAAACTGCGGTGTGACTACCTGCTCTGCAGCTTTGTAAGTGATGTCCTCCAGCTTCAGGGCGCTGAGGCCCTCCTGCTCTGCCAGCGGAGCCACCATCTGAGCCCCGGCTGCAGCCACTTCCTGCAGAACCGCCACCACACGGGTCAGCTGACGCCTGCACTCCGTCAGCGACTCGGACACCTGGTGAATGATGCAggaaaatgcatcaaaaacagCGTTATTGTATGCATTTAGGAAGGCATCAGTGACGTCCTCTGGCTGATGATCGTCCTGCATCTTTCTGCACCTGTGACCCGAAGCCGAGGGCAGCAGGGACTCCAGCTACGTCTGTTCCAGGCATACGGCGCCGGATCTTCTTACAGAACTGTCTGATGTCTGAGCAGGAAGTGTCCAGGTCCTTCAGGAGGACAGCAAGGCCTGAGCTCTCCTGTCCTGCTGCCAGGAACGCACGCAGGCGCGCCACCTCTACCCCCATGCAGTCCAGGGCTCCCTGGGTGAACTGAGGTAAGAGGgcagaaaattacaaacatttaataatattgttttattgataaaactgcttgcaaaatgcatttgtcatcaatttaaatttcaaaactGTACTTCTTATGAATAAGAATTGAAGTACCTTAATGTGATCAGCCAGCTGCACGGTGCAGTCCTCATCCTGATCTGCCAAATGGACGCTATACAGTTGCTAGGAGACAAAACGCGTAAAATATGTTTGGTATTGGTATAATTCCACTTGgatgacaatttttacatctaactttattaaataaaacaaaccatttaCAGATACACAATAGTTTAAGagcagggatgtccaaagtgtggcccaggGAACATTTCCGGTACATGGACTGATTTTGTTCGGCCCCAAAGTGCAATTCAAGGATGATGCAAATTGTGAATCTTTAAACATGATGGGGGTTTGTTGTTCAACTTGCTCCTACCTGGTAGTATTTGATGGCCTTCGTAAGGGGTTCCACCTGAACAGTCTCATCCAGTTGATCTTTATGCAGCAAGTCAATGAAGTAATCCAGTGAGCGCTCATGGAAGCTCATTTCAGAGTAAAGCGTTCCCATTCGTTTGAAAACCTCCACGCTGCAGGAGTTCAGAGCCCTAGAAACCAAGAAACAGGTGAATAGAAAATTACAGAGACCATTGAAACTAATGAGTTAGCAGTACTGGAGAACAGCGGCGTAGGAAGCGGGGGGGACGGGGGGGACATGTCCCCCCCAATATTGAAGCCAGGTGGATAtgt from Xiphophorus maculatus strain JP 163 A chromosome 14, X_maculatus-5.0-male, whole genome shotgun sequence includes:
- the LOC102236998 gene encoding PC-esterase domain-containing protein 1A-like isoform X1 produces the protein MKETVNHQQARLLLHNKFVVVLGDSIQRSVYKDLVVLLQKDRYLTLRQLKSKGEMSFELDCLVEGGCLDRMNNGTAYTEVRQYQSDHHLIRFYFVTRIFSRYMQSIIEDFRQGLKPDVVIVNSCVWDISRYNPKWVDDYKANLKRFFGELKSFLPEETLFVWNLTMPLGERIKGGFLVPEIEHKAPQLRYDVIEANFYGGTLADNYEMDVLDLHFQFRFSLQHRTKDGVHWNAIAHRRITALLLRHIAQAWGVMLTADEVPDQKSIYDCSTKFAAAVTSDSFREEFTSDSLSGAFLSFEDKREPMPHRHENAENFRPAVQPQQPRLRRRPQQKYYVPPRHGVDNVPPSSHFEPYEDYHQPPNHQFVMRNRHSRRHYAPYTHHKPDHPPAHGYHY
- the LOC102236998 gene encoding PC-esterase domain-containing protein 1A-like isoform X2 — encoded protein: MKETVNHQQARLLLHNKFVVVLGDSIQRSVYKDLVVLLQKDRYLTLRQLKSKGEMSFELDCLVEGGCLDRMNNGTAYTEVRQYQSDHHLIRFYFVTRIFSRYMQSIIEDFRQGLKPDVVIVNSCVWDISRYNPKWVDDYKANLKRFFGELKSFLPEETLFVWNLTMPLGERIKGGFLVPEIEHKAPQLRYDVIEANFYGGTLADNYEMDVLDLHFQFRFSLQHRTKDGVHWNAIAHRRITALLLRHIAQAWGVMLTADVPDQKSIYDCSTKFAAAVTSDSFREEFTSDSLSGAFLSFEDKREPMPHRHENAENFRPAVQPQQPRLRRRPQQKYYVPPRHGVDNVPPSSHFEPYEDYHQPPNHQFVMRNRHSRRHYAPYTHHKPDHPPAHGYHY